The genomic window TTCCAAATTTACTTTTCAAGCTATTTAATATTTACAGCGGAGCGTAATTTTTTGCCATTTTGAATGCGGCATGCCACAGCCACAACAGGGCCGTCGAGCACGCGACAATGACTTGGACATATCACAAAGCAACTCGGATGGACAAGATGGCGCCGAGGGATCACAACAGCCCAAGAGGCGCCTGCAGAGGCTCAACCCCCAGCAAACCCAAGTGCTTGAAGGGTATGATTCCCACCAAAGAATTTAGTCTAATGAATTTAACGCATccctcttttttttcattttcctcGCTTGAATGAACAGGTTTTTCGGCATATGTGCGCACCCTGACGAGAATCAAAGGATGGGGATGAGCGAGTCAACAGGTCTCACGATGCAGCAAGTCAAGTTTTGGTTTCAGAACAAGAGGACACATATGAAGGTCTGTCCTAAAACACTTTTCAACTTGTAAATCTCAGTGACACAGTTGGTCAATATATGCATCTCTCAACTACTATTACTACTGTACATTGTCATATCTTCACTTCTTTAGTTACAGACTTACTGTATGTAGCACAGTAGGATCTGACATGCAAAAGCCTTACGGCGGCAATCGTTCTAACTAATTGTTCCATGACACAAATTGCAGCATGTGACTGGAAAAGAAGAGACCTATAGGATGAAAGCGCAGAATGAGATGCTGAGGGAGGAAAACAAGAGGCTTGCATCGGCAGCTAAGACTGCATTCTGCCCCGCCTGCGTTGCTTTACCAGGACTGAATCCCTCTGTGGAGGTGCAGAGGCTAAGGCAGGAAAATGAATCACTGAAGCAACAGGTAAATAAAACCGACTATAAACAAGCCCTTCTAGCATTTTCAATCAGCTCAACTCTCTCTACACTTTGAAACATTTGGCAGACTGTGTTCCAGGCTTTAGTATCTTAAGAGCAATGCTAGACGTGCCTATCTTTGAAGTAACTTTGGTGGAATTATTCCTGTAGCACTAAGTTGCCAAGTCTTACAAAGATTGCATCTCGAGTTAATTTTCCGTCCTCTTTTGAGATGATTGCACCTCGATTTACACTGATGTTGTATTCTTCGTTCGGCAGCTTTCACAGCTGCGTGCTGAAGCGCATCCAAGTTCAAGCCGTCCTTTTCAACTTGACCCATCCACAGAGAATATCATTGGAAGAGAAAATGACATGGATGCGATTGCTGAACTCGCTCAAAGTGCAATGCACGAGTTTGTCGTCCTGTCCGAATCCGGCGGACCTCTGTGGATGCCTGTCCCTGGTGGTTCCCTTGACGTGCTGAACAAGATGGCTTATGCTCAAACATTTGGCGCAGGAAGCAGCGCAAATGCCATAGGATTCATGACCGAGGCTACTCGTGCTGATGGTatggtcatgatggacgccaaacagATTGTGGACTATATCATGGACTCTGTAAGTTGCCTATTTAATAAATCTTGTCATTGATGATATTTCAAGTCACACACACAATTTGATCCCATTGTTGAATGACTGCAGGAGTGCTACACATCTTTCTGTCCTGGACTTGTGACTAGTGCAAATACCACCAAGGTTTACAAGTGGCCTACTAGTGCAGGCTACAATGGGGCTATGCATTTGGTATGTATGCTTTTCTTTCTCTATGTTTTTAGCCAAGAGATGTTTGGCATGAGTATCCAATAAAAAAATACAAAATTATATTACTGACAAAAACAAGCATATCCTGAGGAGAAATCAGTCTGCCTCGTTACTCACAGTTTGTTTGCCTTCTTTCTGCTTGCTTGAAAACAATAGATGACCGTCGAGACGGTGTTCCCATCGCCACTGGTACCATCCAGGAAATGCACATTCGTGAGGTGCTGCAGGGATATGCAAAATGGGACAGTGATCATTGTAGATGTGTCTTTGGACAACGGTGACGGCACCTTCAAATGCCACAAAATGCCATCAGGAATCCTAATTCGGAGCCTGAATTCCGACGCCAGCCAGGTATGGTAAAAAAGACTTTAGTAAATGAATTTCTACCAGTATGATGTCGGCACCTTACTCAGTGTTTGATTCGCTCCGAAACCTTCTTGGCAGGTCACTGTCGTAGAGCATGTCCAAGTGAATGATACTGGTGTTCACGAGCTCTACCGCCCAAGCTTGAGCGGACTGATGTTCGGAGCTAGGCGCTGGGTGTCGAGCATTGTGCGACAGAGCGCACGCATGAGAGACCTCTTCATTGTCAGCAAAAGCGCCTCGAACGGTAATTAGCTAGAACCTGCAAATATTCAGTCCTGAAACTCTGTAACTGAACATATCCTGAGAAACAAACGAGTTTTCTATTGGTTTGTTTCAGGCAACACAAATGGGAGGAAGACCCTCATGAAGATAGCGGACGGCCTGCTCGCGGACTACGCCAGCGGCGTCGCCGCGGTCCCTGGGAGCGGATGGACCATTCTGCATGGCGCCGGCACGGAAGACGACATCAGGATCACATACAGGAAGAACAACGACGACAGCAACAACGCCGTCGTGTCCGTGTGTGCGTCGTTCCATCTGCCGGTGCCGCTCAAGGTGACGTTTGATCTGCTCAAGAACAACCTGTTACGCCCAAAGGTATGCACCCATGTTATGTTTGGCATGTGCAGTTCTCCTCTCTCAGCGGCTAGTCATGTATGTACTAATGCTATGTTTTACTCAGTGGGATGTGCTGGTGAACGGTAATTCGGTGAGGGAGGAAGTCGCTGTTTGCAAAGGCGTAGGAGCAGGAATTGATGATGTTGTCTCCATACTGCATCTCAAGGTACCAAACACATCCAATTTCAGCTCCTCCAAGAATCACCACTTCTCCAGTAATCTTGCATCTCACTCGACTAACTCGAGTATACATACGCATGAAGGATCCGCCCACCGGGGAGAACAGGGACAACATCATGATCCTCCAGAACAGCGGCTACGACGTGTCGGGCGCGTTCATGGTCTACTGCCCAGTCAACATCCAAGTGATGAACGAGATCATGAGCCCTAGCAACACGGCGGAGAGCAACAATGTGTCCCTCTACCCCACCGGCTTCCACCTCCTCCCCGTCGAGGACACTGCCCTTGGCCTCGGCGAGGGTGGAGCAACTCTTGTGACCGCGGGGTTCCAGATTATGCTCAAGCTCGCTCGTGGCACCGGCCTGTATCCTAGGTCCGCGTCCACGGCCGCCGGTCTGATGACAGAAAACATTGCTACCATCAAGAAGACTCTGACCAGCAGCCACCCCATCTTCTATAGGAGGCAGCCCCCCAACAATCTCATCTAGAATGTACCCAGGTAATTCTGCTAATTCCTGTTAAACTCCACTAGGCCTCACCTAGCTAGTTCCCAGTAATTTGCTGATGACGCCTGTTATTTGCACAGGGGCAGAAAGGGGAGAAGCGATGCTGGTGGAAGTCTGTCAAACTGCATTCCGATCTCCTGGCGTTACTGCAATATACCCCCTCCGTTTcataataagtgtcgtggttttagttcaaatttgaactaaaaccacgacacttactaTGGAACCGAGGGAGTATATTGTTATATTTACTTTACTACTTGCGACTTGCTATTTACAATAAGAACCTGCAATAATGGTTTAAGAACTAGACTTGTCTTTATCGAGAAAAGATCCTGGCCTATATATGGTCGGGTTTTCTTTACTCTCTGCAACTTTCAGCTTATAGTAAAAACTTGTGTTGTAATAATGGTTCAAGAACTAAAcctgttgttgtcgtcgtcgtcgttgttgttgttataAAAACTTGTTTTAATAATATGTTCATGAAATTCTTATTGACATGTTAAAACTTCAGTTCAGTGAATGTGTTGGATTTTCAAAAGAACATGATACAGATACAGCATAATGGTTCTCTTTCGGTTACTACAAACTAAGTCTTAGGTTTTCATATAGCAACATAAAAGAAAACCCTGCACAATAGCACATTGTTACTACCACTGCATGCATatcagatactccctctgttcctaaatatttgtctttttagagattcaaatgcactatcacatacggatgtatatagacatattttaagtgtagattcactcagttcgctccgtatgtagtcacttgttgaaatctctagaaagacaaatatttaggaatggagggagtaaaataTACCACCAGTTCAATAAATGGAGGGCTGAAGCAAGTCACCGTCTATTTTAAGGCGGGCACCAAGTGTATATTTCATAATATTTGCATGTACTCCACCAATAAAGCTGCCAGCATTTCTGTATTCTTCAAAGTCTCGTACATCTGCAGCTCCCCTGAGGATAGCAAGTGATTTTTCAGGCAATATATATACATCCATATTTATGTATATATAGGTTTTGGCCTTGTCACAAGATTCACAAATCCGTATACATTTACTCTTTAGCTCTTCTGTAAATTTTTGGATTTGGGACCTACTTGACAAAGCAAAAGTTATGTTATGTGCACTGTGTTCCTTCTTTTCCACAATTGTGCCTGGTACTATAGGTGTATTCCATGTGAAACTGCTCCGAGTTAACATTATCCTTAAAAGATCCAACATTAGCGAAGCAATAAATTGTGATAACCTCAAGCATAGAGTTAAGGGGATATTAATTATTCAATATCAGAACAGTACAGAACAGTGCAGTAGGTAATCCTACAAAATGTTTGCTTAGCACAACTTCAAAGTGGCATAGTGGAGAGTGCCCCTTCTTTCAAGTTTAACAGTTCAAATGGATGCCATTTTATAACCTAATTTACCTTTTATTTGATGGGTGCTGTTTTTAAACCCAACTTTTCCTGTTGATTTGGCATTGCACGATACTGTTTTAGGGTTTTGAGAACCTTTAACTACACAAAGTTGGCATGCAGCTCCCCTGCTAGATGTACTATAGAGAAATCCCAATCTCACAAGTTCTACTGCTGACCCGTATATGCTTCACATTTCAGTTTTAGAATAAACTCAAATTCTAATATTGTGGTGTTTTGTCAACTCTGGCAACTTCAAGTTTGAATAATCACCATTTTAATATCTGGTTGTTTAACCAATTCTGATTTCAGGTAGTAATTCCTGCCTTCACTTTTCCCGTTTTCCGCACTAAGGGAGACCCCAGTTCTCAATTGCACTACAGTCCATACTTTATATAACTATTTTAGGCAGGAGGTTCAATAACAGACTTGAAATAACAAAGCTCGCTTCCATGTAACAGTAAGCGGGAGTGAAAACATTACAAGGGTAGCTCAACGGACCGAACAAACATaaacttttcagaaaatatcaTAGTTTTATAACCGCAGCAGTAATGCATTCGATGAGAAGCATTTCAGGAAAAACTTGTTACGTATCCACTAACTTAAGAATTTTTACATGG from Triticum aestivum cultivar Chinese Spring chromosome 3B, IWGSC CS RefSeq v2.1, whole genome shotgun sequence includes these protein-coding regions:
- the LOC123065788 gene encoding homeobox-leucine zipper protein TF1-like, with amino-acid sequence MTGNRGGRRRKAPQQGRRARDNDLDISQSNSDGQDGAEGSQQPKRRLQRLNPQQTQVLEGFFGICAHPDENQRMGMSESTGLTMQQVKFWFQNKRTHMKHVTGKEETYRMKAQNEMLREENKRLASAAKTAFCPACVALPGLNPSVEVQRLRQENESLKQQLSQLRAEAHPSSSRPFQLDPSTENIIGRENDMDAIAELAQSAMHEFVVLSESGGPLWMPVPGGSLDVLNKMAYAQTFGAGSSANAIGFMTEATRADGMVMMDAKQIVDYIMDSECYTSFCPGLVTSANTTKVYKWPTSAGYNGAMHLMTVETVFPSPLVPSRKCTFVRCCRDMQNGTVIIVDVSLDNGDGTFKCHKMPSGILIRSLNSDASQVTVVEHVQVNDTGVHELYRPSLSGLMFGARRWVSSIVRQSARMRDLFIVSKSASNGNTNGRKTLMKIADGLLADYASGVAAVPGSGWTILHGAGTEDDIRITYRKNNDDSNNAVVSVCASFHLPVPLKVTFDLLKNNLLRPKWDVLVNGNSVREEVAVCKGVGAGIDDVVSILHLKDPPTGENRDNIMILQNSGYDVSGAFMVYCPVNIQVMNEIMSPSNTAESNNVSLYPTGFHLLPVEDTALGLGEGGATLVTAGFQIMLKLARGTGLYPRSASTAAGLMTENIATIKKTLTSSHPIFYRRQPPNNLI